From a single Brassica oleracea var. oleracea cultivar TO1000 chromosome C5, BOL, whole genome shotgun sequence genomic region:
- the LOC106292425 gene encoding glutathione S-transferase T3-like, whose translation MDSTNPYSHQTTSFVDLLSSQQEPFRYEGFSQLPVFSSQCTATSSFVEDTPTERKERKKWTPTEDIVLISSWLNMSKDPVVGNEQKAGAFWIQIAAYYAASPKVVNGEKREAIQCKQRWQKITDLVSKFCGSYEAATRHKTSGQNDGDVVKLAHEIFYNDHKIKFNLHHAWEELCNDQKWCELTTTKLDGSGKKRRCEDGSQSSSSQATINLDDPPTKRPLGVKAAKGASSKRTIVDGKALSEFQTMWSIKEKDLGGKETLSKMGLLDRLIAKTEPLSEEEEALKKKLIREMLAN comes from the coding sequence ATGGATTCTACGAATCCATATAGTCATCAGACCACGAGTTTTGTTGACCTTTTGAGCAGTCAACAAGAGCCATTTCGTTATGAGGGTTTTTCACAACTCCCTGTCTTTAGTAGTCAGTGTACTGCAACTTCAAGTTTCGTTGAAGACACACCTACCGAGCGCAAAGAAAGGAAGAAATGGACTCCCACAGAGGACATAGTGCTCATAAGCTCATGGTTGAACATGAGCAAGGATCCCGTGGTTGGCAATGAGCAAAAGGCGGGTGCTTTTTGGATACAAATAGCAGCTTACTATGCAGCCTCACCAAAGGTTGTAAACGGTGAAAAGCGAGAGGCTATTCAGTGTAAGCAAAGGTGGCAGAAGATTACCGATCTTGTTTCCAAGTTTTGTGGCTCCTATGAGGCTGCAACAAGACATAAAACAAGTGGTCAGAACGACGGTGATGTTGTTAAACTTGCACACGAAATATTCTACAACGATCACAAGATCAAATTCAACCTTCACCATGCATGGGAGGAGTTGTGCAATGACCAGAAATGGTGTGAACTTACAACTACTAAGCTTGATGGTAGCGGTAAAAAGAGAAGGTGTGAGGATGGTTCACAATCTTCAAGCTCTCAAGCAACTATCAATCTAGATGATCCACCAACCAAACGTCCTCTTGGTGTTAAGGCAGCTAAAGGAGCAAGTAGTAAGAGAACTATAGTGGATGGCAAGGCTCTCTCCGAGTTTCAGACCATGTGGTCTATCAAAGAGAAAGACTTGGGAGGCAAGGAAACACTGTCCAAGATGGGTCTGCTAGACAGACTCATTGCGAAAACAGAGCCATTATCTGAAGAAGAAGAAGCTCTAAAGAAGAAGTTGATCAGAGAGATGTTGGCTAATTAG
- the LOC106343841 gene encoding probable low-specificity L-threonine aldolase 2 isoform X2 has product MVTPVIRTVDLRSDTVTKPTESMRSAMANAEVDDDVLGNDPTAVLLEREVAEIAGKEAAMFVPSGTMGNLISVLVHCDERGSEVILGDDSHIHIYENGGVSSLGGVHPRTVKNEEDGTMEISSIEAAVRSPKGDLHYPVTKLICLENTQANCGGRCLPIEYIDKVGELAKKHGLKLHIDGARIFNASVALGVPVRRIVQAADSVSICLSKGIGAPVGSVIVGSKSFITKARWLRKTLGGGMRQIGVLCAAALVALRENVAKLEDDHKNAKILAEGLNRIERLKVNVAAVETNIIYVDLPKDPKFIAEDACKSLEVLGVLVIPQTTFRIRIVLHHQISDSDLDYVLSCFEKLFSSVPEEKA; this is encoded by the exons ATGGTAACGCCAGTTATAAGAACCGTTGATCTCCGGTCCGACACGGTGACTAAGCCAACTGAGTCAATGCGTTCAGCTATGGCAAACGCGGAAGTAGACGATGACGTTTTGGGGAACGATCCAACGGCAGTGCTTTTGGAGAGAGAGGTGGCTGAGATCGCCGGAAAGGAGGCGGCTATGTTTGTTCCGTCAGGGACAATGGGGAATTTGATAAGCGTGTTGGTCCATTGTGATGAGAGAGGGAGTGAAGTGATTCTTGGAGATGATTCTCACATTCATATTTATGAAAATGGTGGCGTTTCTAGCCTCGGTGGAGTGCACCCGAGAACGGTGAAGAATGAAGAGGATGGGACGATGGAGATTAGTTCTATCGAAGCTGCCGTGAGGAGTCCCAAAGGAGATCTTCATTATCCGGTTACTAAGCTTATATGTCTTGAGAACACTCAAGCAAA TTGTGGTGGTAGATGCTTGCCAATAGAATACATAGACAAGGTCGGAGAGTTAGCCAAGAAACATGGCTTGAAGCTTCACATCGATGGAGCTCGTATCTTCAATGCTTCTGTT GCACTCGGAGTACCGGTGAGGAGGATTGTTCAAGCCGCTGATTCGGTCTCG ATTTGTTTGTCGAAAGGCATAGGTGCACCGGTGGGTTCGGTAATCGTGGGAAGCAAAAGTTTCATCACTAAA GCAAGGTGGTTAAGGAAAACCTTAGGTGGAGGAATGAGACAGATAGGTGTGCTCTGTGCTGCCGCATTGGTGGCTCTCCGTGAAAACGTAGCCAAGCTCGAAGATGACCACAAGAATGCCAAGATCTTGGCAG AAGGACTGAACCGGATTGAACGGTTAAAAGTAAACGTTGCGGCAGTGGAAACCAACATC ATATACGTAGATCTACCAAAAGATCCTAAGTTTATAGCTGAAGACGCATGTAAGAGTTTGGAAGTTCTCGGTGTGCTTGTCATACCTCAAACTACATTCAG AATCAGGATTGTTCTGCACCACCAAATCTCAGATAGCGACTTGGATTATGTGCTCTCTTGTTTTGAG AAACTGTTTAGCTCAGTGCCAGAAGAGAAAGCTTGA
- the LOC106343841 gene encoding probable low-specificity L-threonine aldolase 2 isoform X1, translating into MVTPVIRTVDLRSDTVTKPTESMRSAMANAEVDDDVLGNDPTAVLLEREVAEIAGKEAAMFVPSGTMGNLISVLVHCDERGSEVILGDDSHIHIYENGGVSSLGGVHPRTVKNEEDGTMEISSIEAAVRSPKGDLHYPVTKLICLENTQANCGGRCLPIEYIDKVGELAKKHGLKLHIDGARIFNASVALGVPVRRIVQAADSVSICLSKGIGAPVGSVIVGSKSFITKARWLRKTLGGGMRQIGVLCAAALVALRENVAKLEDDHKNAKILAEGLNRIERLKVNVAAVETNIFYWQIYVDLPKDPKFIAEDACKSLEVLGVLVIPQTTFRIRIVLHHQISDSDLDYVLSCFEKLFSSVPEEKA; encoded by the exons ATGGTAACGCCAGTTATAAGAACCGTTGATCTCCGGTCCGACACGGTGACTAAGCCAACTGAGTCAATGCGTTCAGCTATGGCAAACGCGGAAGTAGACGATGACGTTTTGGGGAACGATCCAACGGCAGTGCTTTTGGAGAGAGAGGTGGCTGAGATCGCCGGAAAGGAGGCGGCTATGTTTGTTCCGTCAGGGACAATGGGGAATTTGATAAGCGTGTTGGTCCATTGTGATGAGAGAGGGAGTGAAGTGATTCTTGGAGATGATTCTCACATTCATATTTATGAAAATGGTGGCGTTTCTAGCCTCGGTGGAGTGCACCCGAGAACGGTGAAGAATGAAGAGGATGGGACGATGGAGATTAGTTCTATCGAAGCTGCCGTGAGGAGTCCCAAAGGAGATCTTCATTATCCGGTTACTAAGCTTATATGTCTTGAGAACACTCAAGCAAA TTGTGGTGGTAGATGCTTGCCAATAGAATACATAGACAAGGTCGGAGAGTTAGCCAAGAAACATGGCTTGAAGCTTCACATCGATGGAGCTCGTATCTTCAATGCTTCTGTT GCACTCGGAGTACCGGTGAGGAGGATTGTTCAAGCCGCTGATTCGGTCTCG ATTTGTTTGTCGAAAGGCATAGGTGCACCGGTGGGTTCGGTAATCGTGGGAAGCAAAAGTTTCATCACTAAA GCAAGGTGGTTAAGGAAAACCTTAGGTGGAGGAATGAGACAGATAGGTGTGCTCTGTGCTGCCGCATTGGTGGCTCTCCGTGAAAACGTAGCCAAGCTCGAAGATGACCACAAGAATGCCAAGATCTTGGCAG AAGGACTGAACCGGATTGAACGGTTAAAAGTAAACGTTGCGGCAGTGGAAACCAACATC TTTTATTGGCAGATATACGTAGATCTACCAAAAGATCCTAAGTTTATAGCTGAAGACGCATGTAAGAGTTTGGAAGTTCTCGGTGTGCTTGTCATACCTCAAACTACATTCAG AATCAGGATTGTTCTGCACCACCAAATCTCAGATAGCGACTTGGATTATGTGCTCTCTTGTTTTGAG AAACTGTTTAGCTCAGTGCCAGAAGAGAAAGCTTGA